A part of Larkinella insperata genomic DNA contains:
- a CDS encoding ABC transporter permease encodes MFKNYLKIAYRNLLRQKSFSAINIVGLTVGLTCCFLILLFVRHELSYDTFQQKFDRIYRVTYLPKFAGLTEPLALTPPPVAPLLSANFSEIEKSARVFQSSATIEMKNNPQSQPIKYDEERFFFGDSTLLNIFSFHFLEGDPRTALNDKFTVIITDEIARKYFGKTSPIGKTLLYEGRHPLRVTGVVEEFPDNSHIHIDLLSNYETMYATESEAVRQNLPQNWVISHGYTYVLLRPGQSPETVNARFPNFLTTYAPAQFAKDIEYKLEPLKDFHLRSPAQATPEAPGRMLYIYVFLGVAFITLLIACINFVNLSTARSLKRAKEVGIRKVLGSEKQQLITQFLGESLLLSAVALMFSFVLIAALIPALNNLTGKELTFRYFLSDAGLMLLFVGIALATGLLSGTYPAFFVSGFQPIATLKGSFVSGKAKGGRMRQVLLGAQFVASIALIIGALVAFRQLHYMQNQPLGFEKDFIITANTRNEKITNVFADRSDSTYFRLRTFREMLLKNPRVRQVTLSTQPMGSGSVRRNVVAEGHTADENIFMGTMGVDHNFAATYGLKFVAGRDFSESFPTDRTTAFVINETGVKQLGWKSAAVAVGKSINMEGKQGKIIGVLKDFHNQSLQRPIEGMIMTIDQPLLRLFSIKIQSQNRAETLKFIQQEWDRYFPEKGFAYTFLDESLSRLYESEQRLSKLIGYFAGLAVLISCLGLYGLVSLVTQQKTKEIGIRKVLGATVSSIVGLLSRDFVILVVISLVIASPVAWWAMNKWLSEFAYKIDMEWWMFALAGILAVAVTLLTVSFQSIKAALMNPVKSLRSE; translated from the coding sequence ATGTTTAAAAATTACCTGAAAATTGCGTACCGAAACCTGCTTCGGCAGAAGAGTTTTTCGGCCATCAACATCGTTGGCCTCACCGTCGGGCTAACGTGCTGCTTCCTGATTCTGCTGTTCGTCCGGCACGAACTGAGTTACGACACCTTTCAGCAGAAATTCGACCGGATTTACCGGGTCACTTACCTGCCCAAGTTTGCGGGCCTGACCGAGCCGCTGGCCCTGACCCCACCGCCCGTCGCCCCCTTGTTGTCGGCCAATTTCTCGGAAATTGAGAAATCAGCGCGGGTTTTTCAGAGCAGTGCGACCATTGAAATGAAAAACAATCCGCAGTCGCAGCCGATCAAATACGATGAGGAACGGTTTTTCTTCGGCGATTCTACCCTGCTCAATATCTTCTCCTTCCATTTTCTGGAGGGCGATCCGCGCACGGCTTTGAACGACAAGTTTACGGTGATCATTACCGACGAAATTGCGCGGAAGTATTTCGGCAAAACCAGCCCGATCGGCAAAACGCTGTTGTACGAAGGGCGCCATCCGCTGCGGGTGACGGGGGTAGTGGAGGAGTTTCCGGATAATTCGCACATTCACATCGATCTGCTGTCGAATTACGAAACCATGTACGCGACCGAAAGCGAGGCCGTGCGGCAAAACCTGCCGCAAAACTGGGTGATCTCGCACGGCTACACTTACGTGTTGCTGCGGCCCGGTCAGTCGCCGGAGACGGTTAACGCCCGGTTTCCCAACTTCCTGACCACCTACGCACCTGCGCAGTTTGCCAAAGACATTGAATACAAACTGGAGCCGCTAAAGGATTTTCACCTTCGCTCACCAGCCCAGGCCACACCGGAAGCCCCCGGACGAATGCTCTATATTTACGTTTTCCTCGGCGTTGCGTTCATCACGCTGCTGATTGCCTGCATCAACTTCGTGAACCTGTCGACGGCCCGCTCCCTGAAACGGGCCAAGGAGGTGGGCATCCGGAAGGTGCTGGGCAGCGAAAAACAGCAGTTGATCACCCAGTTCCTGGGCGAATCGCTGTTGCTGAGTGCCGTGGCGCTGATGTTTTCATTCGTTTTGATTGCCGCGCTAATTCCGGCGCTCAACAACCTGACGGGTAAAGAATTAACCTTCCGGTATTTCCTGTCCGACGCCGGGTTGATGCTGCTGTTTGTCGGAATTGCGCTCGCAACGGGCTTGCTGTCCGGCACGTACCCCGCTTTTTTCGTGTCTGGTTTTCAGCCCATTGCTACGCTCAAAGGCAGCTTCGTGAGTGGGAAAGCCAAAGGCGGACGGATGCGCCAGGTGTTGCTGGGGGCGCAGTTTGTCGCATCGATTGCCTTGATTATTGGTGCGCTGGTGGCGTTTCGGCAACTTCATTACATGCAAAACCAGCCGCTGGGTTTTGAAAAAGACTTTATCATTACCGCCAATACCCGCAACGAGAAAATTACCAATGTTTTTGCCGACCGGTCCGACAGCACGTATTTCCGGCTGCGGACGTTCCGGGAAATGCTGCTGAAGAACCCCCGTGTCCGGCAGGTGACGCTTTCGACCCAGCCCATGGGTTCGGGGTCGGTCCGGCGGAATGTCGTGGCGGAAGGCCACACGGCGGATGAAAATATCTTCATGGGAACGATGGGCGTCGATCACAATTTTGCCGCCACCTACGGCCTGAAATTCGTGGCCGGACGGGATTTTTCCGAGTCGTTTCCGACGGACCGGACGACGGCTTTTGTCATCAACGAAACGGGCGTGAAGCAACTCGGCTGGAAGTCGGCGGCCGTCGCCGTCGGCAAGTCGATCAATATGGAAGGAAAGCAGGGCAAAATCATTGGTGTTCTGAAGGATTTTCACAACCAGTCGCTGCAACGCCCCATCGAAGGAATGATCATGACCATCGACCAGCCTTTGCTGCGGCTGTTTTCCATCAAAATTCAGTCGCAGAACCGGGCGGAAACCCTGAAGTTTATTCAGCAGGAGTGGGACCGGTATTTCCCCGAAAAAGGCTTTGCCTACACGTTTCTGGACGAAAGTTTGTCCCGGTTATACGAAAGCGAGCAGCGGCTGAGCAAGCTGATCGGTTATTTTGCCGGGCTGGCGGTTCTGATTTCGTGCCTGGGTTTGTACGGGCTGGTGTCGCTCGTCACGCAGCAGAAAACCAAGGAGATTGGCATCCGCAAGGTGCTGGGCGCCACCGTCAGCAGCATCGTCGGGCTGTTATCGCGGGATTTTGTGATTCTGGTGGTGATTTCGCTGGTCATTGCTTCGCCGGTAGCGTGGTGGGCCATGAACAAATGGCTGTCCGAATTTGCGTACAAAATCGACATGGAGTGGTGGATGTTTGCCCTGGCGGGTATTCTGGCGGTGGCCGTAACCCTGTTGACGGTCAGCTTCCAGAGCATCAAAGCCGCCCTGATGAATCCGGTCAAGTCGTTACGCAGCGAATAA
- a CDS encoding FtsX-like permease family protein, translating to MNALKTTLRHLWRNRLFTALNIIGLSIGISGCWVIYRIVSYEFSFDQQQPNRERIYRVVSRFKYDGTESGNAGVPKPLPEAIRRQVPGVEQVVPVWDQWTQSARIPGGKTGADRFSEPKNQIMTNRPYFELVPYRWLAGSVATALDAPDKVVLTQSRAEEYFPGVEAANVLGRTIVYDDTVAVRVSGVVADLDFPSSFNAKEIFPLEPKGDVAAQWGGVSSNNRLYLQLAPKASSPTVLKQINAISYQHGQENMKKYHFERWHALMPLADVHFSTEYGENMRKANRNVLYGLMGIAAFLLVLACINYINLTTAQVPQRAKEIGIRKTLGSSRWHLIRQFLGETLVITFLAVLLSYLLSIWVLATFHELIPEGMENHVSYWKIAAFLLGLMLGVTVLSGVYPGWLITRVQAVSIMRGQATGSVGKNRLTLRKSLIVFQFVVAQLFVVGTMLVGRQLHYLLNKDLGFNREAVVLVQVPWKLWNDPAYQGRQFTMQQELARQPGIARVALGESPMNTSFSSDNFQYRNSRGQVTERSVFYKTIDTTLLALYKIPLLAGRNLSAADTVREYVLNEAALHAFGFRSPQEAIGKFIQKLDGRAIPVVGVVRDFHTGTFYQKIEPLILTSEKQSMRTFNIKLKSSNPEQWQAALRQIEPVWKAFYPTEPFKYKFYDSTLEEMYTSERNTARIINLATAVALVISCLGLFGLSTLIAYQRVKEVGVRKVLGATVLSIVGLLTKDFLKLVLVAILIASPIAYYFTDRWLQNFAYKIDIEWWIFAAGAVMAILIAFITVSFQSIRAALANPVNSLKDS from the coding sequence ATGAACGCTCTCAAAACCACCCTGCGCCATCTTTGGCGAAACCGTTTGTTTACGGCCCTGAACATCATTGGCCTGTCGATTGGTATCAGCGGCTGCTGGGTCATCTACCGGATTGTGAGTTACGAGTTTAGCTTTGATCAGCAACAACCCAACCGCGAACGGATTTACCGGGTGGTGAGCCGGTTCAAATACGACGGAACCGAGAGCGGTAACGCCGGGGTGCCCAAACCGTTGCCCGAAGCGATCCGGCGGCAGGTGCCGGGTGTAGAGCAGGTGGTGCCGGTGTGGGATCAATGGACGCAATCCGCGCGAATTCCGGGGGGCAAAACCGGTGCAGACCGGTTTTCGGAGCCGAAAAACCAGATTATGACCAACCGCCCGTATTTTGAGCTGGTGCCGTACCGCTGGCTGGCAGGGAGCGTGGCTACGGCCCTGGATGCGCCGGATAAGGTGGTGCTGACCCAAAGCCGGGCTGAGGAGTATTTTCCGGGTGTGGAAGCCGCGAACGTGCTGGGCCGGACCATCGTGTACGACGACACGGTGGCCGTGCGGGTTTCCGGGGTGGTGGCCGATCTGGATTTTCCGAGCAGTTTCAACGCCAAGGAAATTTTTCCGCTCGAACCGAAAGGCGATGTGGCCGCGCAGTGGGGGGGAGTTAGCTCCAACAACCGCCTGTATCTCCAGTTAGCCCCCAAGGCATCTTCCCCGACGGTGCTGAAACAAATCAATGCGATATCGTATCAGCACGGCCAGGAGAACATGAAGAAATACCACTTCGAGCGGTGGCACGCCCTGATGCCGCTGGCCGATGTTCACTTTTCGACGGAATACGGCGAGAACATGCGGAAAGCCAACCGGAACGTGCTGTACGGTTTGATGGGCATTGCGGCTTTTCTGCTGGTGCTGGCCTGCATCAATTACATCAACCTTACGACGGCGCAGGTGCCGCAGCGGGCCAAAGAAATCGGTATCCGGAAAACGCTCGGCAGTTCGCGCTGGCACCTGATCCGGCAGTTTCTGGGCGAAACGCTGGTGATCACGTTTCTGGCGGTTTTGCTGTCGTATCTGCTGTCGATCTGGGTGCTGGCAACGTTCCACGAACTGATTCCGGAGGGGATGGAAAACCACGTGAGTTACTGGAAAATTGCGGCTTTTCTGCTGGGATTGATGCTGGGCGTAACGGTCTTATCGGGCGTGTATCCCGGCTGGCTGATCACCCGGGTGCAGGCCGTGAGCATCATGCGTGGACAGGCCACGGGATCGGTCGGGAAAAACCGGCTGACACTCCGTAAAAGCTTGATTGTGTTTCAGTTTGTGGTGGCTCAACTGTTTGTTGTCGGGACCATGCTGGTGGGGCGGCAATTGCATTATCTGCTGAATAAAGACCTGGGGTTCAACCGGGAAGCGGTTGTGCTGGTTCAGGTGCCCTGGAAGTTGTGGAATGACCCGGCGTATCAGGGGCGGCAGTTTACGATGCAGCAGGAACTCGCCAGACAGCCCGGCATTGCCCGTGTTGCGCTGGGCGAATCGCCAATGAACACGTCGTTCAGCAGCGATAATTTTCAGTATAGAAATAGCCGGGGGCAGGTTACCGAGCGATCCGTGTTCTACAAGACCATCGATACAACGCTGCTTGCGCTGTATAAAATACCGTTGCTGGCCGGACGAAACCTGTCGGCCGCCGATACCGTTCGGGAGTATGTGCTCAACGAAGCCGCCCTGCACGCGTTCGGTTTCCGGTCTCCGCAGGAAGCCATCGGCAAATTCATTCAGAAGCTCGACGGCCGGGCGATTCCGGTGGTGGGCGTGGTGCGGGATTTTCATACCGGGACGTTTTACCAGAAGATTGAGCCGCTGATTCTGACGAGCGAAAAGCAAAGTATGCGAACGTTCAACATCAAATTGAAGTCGTCGAATCCCGAACAGTGGCAGGCGGCCCTCCGGCAAATCGAACCCGTCTGGAAAGCGTTTTACCCCACCGAACCCTTTAAATACAAATTTTACGACAGCACTCTGGAGGAAATGTACACCAGCGAGCGAAATACGGCCCGAATCATCAACCTGGCGACGGCCGTGGCGTTGGTGATTAGTTGTCTGGGTTTGTTTGGCCTTTCGACCCTGATTGCTTACCAGCGGGTGAAAGAGGTGGGCGTTCGGAAGGTGCTGGGCGCAACGGTCCTGAGTATTGTTGGCCTGCTGACCAAAGATTTCCTGAAGCTGGTGCTGGTGGCAATTCTGATTGCATCGCCGATTGCCTACTATTTCACCGACCGATGGTTGCAGAATTTTGCGTACAAGATCGATATCGAATGGTGGATTTTTGCCGCCGGAGCCGTTATGGCCATTCTGATTGCTTTCATCACGGTCAGCTTCCAGAGCATCAGGGCGGCTTTGGCCAATCCGGTGAACAGCTTAAAAGATTCTTGA
- a CDS encoding SusD/RagB family nutrient-binding outer membrane lipoprotein: MKMPVNKFIKMSMVGLLAGSAGIWSGCTGDFDEINTSKTAITTLTPTELPYLFARAQQQASYAAGTYQTAQNLYADLFAQYFATTTPNFQSDRYFMHPTWINSHWNPIYTQVVPQLKTLFDQTDPASSQYALASIWWVFAFHRLTDYYGPVPYFDAGIPANSVKYDPQDKIYDDFFKRLAAATQVLKGKTTEKPYGSYDIIYAGDVNKWIKFANTLRLRLALRISKVDPARAKTEAEAAIAGGLLTATTDNAYMVKNLAGGDNNGLATISGWGEFRMSAAMESVLKGFEDPRIGIYFQPAFNTKTYEGLRNGLGPTELTDPLNTNDNNSNIGTLWIRNTGAGSAWDRQLAVRQDIMHTAEAHFLLAEAALNGWNTGGVTAQQAYENGIRASMEGWGITGAAVDAYIASTKTPVAPQDQQKSPPLSNITVKWGATEAIQREQVGTQKWLALYPDGIEAWAEVRRSRFPKLYSVVNSVNTDVPTSSYPRRIPFLLLEQQSNTEAVQAAASLLNGPDKASTPLWWDKN; encoded by the coding sequence CTTGCGGGTTCGGCCGGAATCTGGAGCGGCTGTACCGGCGATTTTGACGAAATCAATACCAGCAAAACCGCCATTACCACGCTGACGCCCACCGAACTCCCGTACTTGTTTGCCCGGGCCCAGCAGCAGGCTTCGTATGCGGCCGGAACGTACCAAACCGCCCAGAACCTGTACGCCGACTTGTTTGCTCAGTACTTCGCCACCACGACGCCAAACTTCCAGTCGGACCGGTATTTCATGCACCCCACCTGGATCAACTCCCACTGGAACCCGATCTACACGCAGGTGGTGCCGCAGTTGAAAACCCTGTTTGACCAAACCGACCCCGCTTCGTCGCAGTACGCGCTGGCCAGCATCTGGTGGGTATTTGCTTTCCACCGGCTGACGGACTACTACGGTCCGGTACCTTACTTCGATGCGGGGATTCCGGCTAACAGTGTTAAGTACGATCCGCAGGACAAAATTTACGACGACTTCTTCAAGCGTCTGGCAGCGGCTACCCAGGTTTTAAAAGGTAAAACAACCGAAAAACCGTACGGCAGCTACGACATCATCTACGCGGGCGATGTAAACAAATGGATCAAGTTTGCCAACACCCTGCGGCTGCGGCTGGCGCTCCGGATTTCGAAAGTGGATCCGGCCCGGGCCAAAACCGAAGCGGAAGCCGCCATTGCCGGTGGCCTGTTGACGGCAACTACCGACAACGCCTACATGGTGAAAAACCTGGCGGGTGGCGACAACAACGGTCTGGCCACGATTTCTGGCTGGGGTGAATTCCGGATGAGTGCCGCGATGGAGTCCGTTCTGAAAGGGTTCGAAGATCCCCGGATTGGCATTTATTTCCAACCGGCCTTCAACACGAAAACGTACGAAGGTTTGCGGAACGGTCTCGGCCCCACGGAGCTGACCGATCCCCTGAACACGAACGACAACAATTCAAACATTGGTACGCTCTGGATTCGCAACACCGGCGCGGGTTCGGCCTGGGACCGTCAGCTGGCGGTCCGGCAGGACATCATGCACACGGCTGAAGCCCACTTTCTGCTGGCCGAAGCAGCCCTGAACGGCTGGAACACCGGGGGCGTTACGGCGCAGCAGGCTTACGAAAACGGCATCCGGGCTTCGATGGAAGGCTGGGGCATTACGGGCGCAGCGGTTGACGCCTACATCGCCAGCACGAAAACGCCCGTTGCTCCGCAGGATCAGCAAAAATCACCCCCGCTGTCGAACATTACCGTGAAGTGGGGCGCTACCGAAGCCATCCAGCGGGAACAGGTGGGCACCCAAAAGTGGCTGGCTCTGTATCCCGACGGTATTGAAGCCTGGGCGGAAGTTCGCCGGAGCCGTTTCCCGAAACTGTACTCCGTCGTTAACTCGGTGAATACGGATGTGCCGACCAGCTCGTATCCGCGCCGGATTCCGTTCCTGCTGCTTGAACAACAATCCAACACCGAAGCCGTTCAAGCCGCTGCTTCTTTGCTGAACGGGCCGGACAAGGCTTCGACGCCGTTGTGGTGGGATAAAAACTAA